TTGAACCGGATCAAGGTGTCGGATGCGGCCGAGACCGCCGCCGCGGACCGCTTCGCTGCCGCCGACCGCTTAGGCGCCCGCGCGGCCAGGATCCGATCGAAATCCCCGGCGGTCAACTTGAAACCCGTATTACCCTCCATGTCGAGGCGCATCAGGGGCGCCGAATCCAGGGCGGGATTGTGGTCCTGATCATAGATCTCGAGCGCGCCACGGGCCGGAACCAATTTGCCTGCATCATCGCGGAACTCGACGGGAAGCTCGGCCACGCCGGGGTTGTCCACGCCGGTGCTCCCGCCTTCGCAGCCCGTATGCATCACGGCCGGACATGCGATCAAGGACGCGACCAGTAGGGACGCAATCCGCCCCGGGAGGCGGAGACGACGTACGGGGATGAGGTTCATGCGCCCTTGCCCGGCGCGTTTTTGCCAGCCGCTTTCGCCACGGGCAAGCCCAGGCCCGGGCCCGCCTCGGATTGGCTGTTGGGGAAGAGTTGCAGGGTGAGGGTATAGATGCGATCCTCGCCCGAGTCCCGATCGACGATTTCGCGCAGCTCCTCTTGGAACGAGCCGATGCGGTCCTTGACCGCCCGGAAGCCGGTTTCGGACACGGAGAACATGAGGGCGTTGAACTGGCGGCGATCCGGCGGTACGGAATCGAGCGCTCCCATGGCCAGCCCCGCGAGATCATGCAAATGCTGCCTCGTGGCCATGGCCTTCAAATCCTTTTCCGTATACAGATGCTTGTCGGTGGCGGCATACCCCGAAGCCGTCTTCTTGATTAGCCCTAAGGTGAGCAGGAGGCGGATGCTTTCCTCGACCTGGGCCGGGGTGGCGGGCGGGAAAAGGCGCGCGCCGATGATGCCCGGATGCCGCTGCTTCTGGTCGAAGGTGAAATAGGTCCATACCGCCGAATGATGCCACTTGGTGTAGTAGCGGTACTGCGCTTCGCCCACGATGCGGGCCCGCGAGTTGCGGAACTTGGAAAGCTGGGCGAAGAAATGATTTTTCTCGATCATCCCCTTGGCCTGGTTGAACTGCACCAGCAAGTCGAAATAGCGGTAATCCCTTTCGGAAAGCGCCAGGGCCTTCCCGAATTTGATGCGGAGGTTCGCGCTCAGGTTGCGGCGGCCGTTCACCACGCCGGGAAGCAAACTGGAACACGTCGGGGGGAGGTCGGCCTCCTGCGCGAAGATGCGCTGGGAAAAGCCGGGATCGATCCCCTTGCGCCAGGCGCAATGATCGCGGATGAAATCCCGGAAATCGAGATACTGCAGGATGCGCGGCGCGGCGCCGGACCCCGGCGCGGCGGAGCGGGAAGGTTCCTTATCGTCAGCCTGCATACCCCAAGTATAATCGCCGGTTCGCGCTCCGCCCACATCGAACTGGTCCCAAGTGAGGACAAAAAATCCCTGCCCTGCCCGCAAGGATAGGCGGTAAACCGCGATTTTAATGCGGATTCCAGGTGATTTTCAGGGACATAGGTGAGGACAAAAAATCCCTCCTCTTCCGCAAGATGGTGGAAAAAAATCCCGGGCGGAAGATTAATCTTAAAGCATCCCCTAACCCGGAGGTCACATGCGCAACAAGCTCTTCATCACTCACGGAACCCTCGGCCTGGTCCTGGCCGGATCCGTATTCATAGGCTGCCAGGATTTCCTCGGCAGCGACAAAGGCAATCAGCCGGCGGCGCCATCGGGCGACAACCTACAACATGCCGCCCAGGCGCTCTCGGCCCAGGACAGCGCGAAGGATTTACCCGCCCAGGCTGCCGCAGGCACCCCCGGTACCGCCCAGGAATTGCCGGCCAATGCGCCTGGGAACACCTCGCCGGAGGGTGGCGCCCCCTCCTCGCAACCCGCCGCGACCGAGCCCGAGAAATCCGCTCCGCCACCTGCTGCGACCGCCCTGACCCCCGAACAACAGGCGTGTTTGGATGCCTATAACGTATTGCAGTCCGGCAAAGGAGACGCTTACGCGCAGGCCAAGGACATGTATGTCGGCAACAATTGCGATCAGGTCCTGGGCGCTGCGAAGCCGGACCCCCGCCCCACCTATACGCCTCCCGATACCGCGCAGCTATGCGAGATGTACCGGAAAAACGCCGTGACGCTGCCGACGACGGGAGACCCCAAGTACGACGCATACATGGCGCAGCAGGCGATCATGTGCGCCGGGTATCCCTAAGCGAAACGCTACCGGCCCCCTCCGGCCCGCCGGAACGGGGGCCTTCCTCCCCTTGAATCGGGCCGCGCCTGCAAGAACCATGGCGGGCCCGGCTTTCAGGTATTATTTCCCTAGGTTGTCGAAAGGGAGGGCATCCCGTTCGACTATCGGGTAGAGCGACCCGGATTCGCGGGCGCCTAACCTAGAGGAAATCATGAAATACCTATGCCTCATCTACGGAAACGAAAAGGAAATGGACGTGCGCCGGGAAGGCGAAAATCGCGTGATGTTGGAGGAATACTTCACCTTCACGTCGGACATCAAGAAGAACGGGAAATACCTCGCGGGCGAAGCCTTGCAGCCCACCGCCACCGCCACCACGGTGCGGGTCCGTTCCGGCAAGCTCGTGACCACCGACGGCCCCTTCGCCGAAACCAAGGAGCAATTGGGCGGCTTCTACATGATCGATGCGGCCGATCTGAATGAAGCCATCCAAATCGCCGGACGCATCCCCGGGGCCAAAACGGGTTGCGTAGAGGTGCGGCCGATCGTGGTGTTCGCCAACCCTCCGGCTTAACGGCCTTTCACGACGAAGGCGCGGTCCCCCATGCGGCAACTCATCGAGGAAACTTACCGGCGGGAATCGCGCCGCATCCTGGCGACCCTGGTGCGCCTCCTGGGCGATTGGGATTTGGCCGAAGAAGCCTTGCAGGACGCCTTCGCGGAAGCCTTGGCCCATTGGCCCGCCCAAGGCGTGCCGGAAAACCCGCGGGCCTGGCTGGTGTCGGCGGGCCGGTTCCGCGCCATCGACAAATTGCGGCGGCGGGCGCGCCAGGCGCCCTTGCCCGAAGGGTACGAGGATTTGCTCCGCGCGCCGGAGGAAGCCTTCGCCCGCGCCGAGGAATTGCCGGACGATCGCCTGCGCATGATTTTCACCTGTTGCCATCCGGCGCTTTCGCAAGAGGCCCGCATGGCCCTCACCTTGCGCGAGGTCTGCGGGCTTCCCACCGAGGCCATCGCCGCGGCCTTTCTGAGCCCGGCGGCCACCGTGGCCCAGCGCATCGTGCGCGCCAAAGCCAAGATCCGCGACGCCAAAATCCCTTTCGCCATCCCGGAAGGGCCGGAACTGGCCATGCGCATGGAAACCGTCCTGCACGTGGTCTACCTGGTCTTCAACGAGGGGTACCACGGGAGTAACGGGTCTGATCTGCTGCGGGCCGATCTCACGGGCGAGGCCATCCGGCTTGGAGAGCTCCTGCTGGAACTGGCTCCCGATCCGGAGGTCAAAGGGCTCTTGGCCCTTATGCTCTTCCAGGATTCGCGCCGGGCTTCCCGGCTCAGCCCCGAAGGCGAACTGGTGCTGCTCGAAGAACAGGACCGCGGCCTATGGGATCGGGACGGCATCGCCCGGGGCCAGACTCTGCTGGACCAGGCTTTCGCCGAGGGCCGCATCGGCCCCTATTGCCTGCAAGCGGCCATCGCCTCCTTGCACGCCGCCGCGCGTACGGCCGCCGAAACCGATTGGCCGCAAATCGCCGGGCTCTACCAGGTCCTGCGCCGCTGCGCGCCTTCCCCGGTGGTCGACTTGAACGCCGCCGTAGCCGAAGGCATGGCCTTCGGGCCGGAAGCGGGCATCCGGCGCATCGATGCCCTGTTGGAAAAAGGCGAGTTGGCCGGCTTCGCCTTGGCCCATTCCGCCCGGGCCGCCTTCCTGGAACGTTGCGGCCGGCCGGTCGAGGCCCGGGACGCGTATGCGAAAGCCCTCCAACACGTGCCAGCCGACGGCCCGCAGCGGAGATTCCTGTCGCGCAAGTTGGATTCGCTCCAAGCCTAAAGGAAACGCGATTAGGCGGGTCTTAAAACGCAGAACCGCCGGGGAATCGGAAATACGCATCTCCGCGCCGGGAAAGACCCGTCCCGATCGGGGGCGGGGAGGTAAGTTCGGTCCGGCGCAGGAGACGAATATGAAGACCCATTTTTCCGCATCCTTTCCCCTTGCCCTTTCCTTCGCGGCGGCCCTGTCGGCGCAGCCGGGCATGGCGCAAACGACGGTCGGGACCTGGACCAAGGCCGCGGTCCTCCCGGTCATCCAATCCGAATGGGACGGGGCCGCCATCGGCGACTCGCTGTTCTGCGCGGGCGGCGAGATGAAGAGGACCCCGGCCACCGATGCGAACAAGGCTTCCGACGAGCTGTGGATCTACGATGCGAAAGCGGACAAATGGATCCAAGGAGCCAACATGCCGGGCAGCCGCAATCATCCCGCGGTCTGCGCCCTGGACGGCAAATTCTACGTCTTCGGCGGTTACGACTGGCCTTGCTGCGCCAATTACCCCTGGCCCTACGGCAGTACCAACGCCTGGCAATACGATCCCAAGACCAATGCCTGGAAAACCTTGGCCAACGT
This region of Fibrobacterota bacterium genomic DNA includes:
- a CDS encoding TIGR02147 family protein gives rise to the protein MQADDKEPSRSAAPGSGAAPRILQYLDFRDFIRDHCAWRKGIDPGFSQRIFAQEADLPPTCSSLLPGVVNGRRNLSANLRIKFGKALALSERDYRYFDLLVQFNQAKGMIEKNHFFAQLSKFRNSRARIVGEAQYRYYTKWHHSAVWTYFTFDQKQRHPGIIGARLFPPATPAQVEESIRLLLTLGLIKKTASGYAATDKHLYTEKDLKAMATRQHLHDLAGLAMGALDSVPPDRRQFNALMFSVSETGFRAVKDRIGSFQEELREIVDRDSGEDRIYTLTLQLFPNSQSEAGPGLGLPVAKAAGKNAPGKGA
- a CDS encoding YciI family protein; the encoded protein is MKYLCLIYGNEKEMDVRREGENRVMLEEYFTFTSDIKKNGKYLAGEALQPTATATTVRVRSGKLVTTDGPFAETKEQLGGFYMIDAADLNEAIQIAGRIPGAKTGCVEVRPIVVFANPPA
- a CDS encoding RNA polymerase sigma factor: MRQLIEETYRRESRRILATLVRLLGDWDLAEEALQDAFAEALAHWPAQGVPENPRAWLVSAGRFRAIDKLRRRARQAPLPEGYEDLLRAPEEAFARAEELPDDRLRMIFTCCHPALSQEARMALTLREVCGLPTEAIAAAFLSPAATVAQRIVRAKAKIRDAKIPFAIPEGPELAMRMETVLHVVYLVFNEGYHGSNGSDLLRADLTGEAIRLGELLLELAPDPEVKGLLALMLFQDSRRASRLSPEGELVLLEEQDRGLWDRDGIARGQTLLDQAFAEGRIGPYCLQAAIASLHAAARTAAETDWPQIAGLYQVLRRCAPSPVVDLNAAVAEGMAFGPEAGIRRIDALLEKGELAGFALAHSARAAFLERCGRPVEARDAYAKALQHVPADGPQRRFLSRKLDSLQA